The Carassius auratus strain Wakin chromosome 21, ASM336829v1, whole genome shotgun sequence sequence tatatatatatatatatatatatatatatataattattattgttactaaTATTGCACATGCAGCCTATGCATGCGTGCAAATGTCATTGTGTCAATGACCAGTTAGTGCACTGATCTGTATGTGCTACTGTCAATTTTGCGCTATAGGGGCTTCGGTCATGGCAAAGGAAGAATCATATGCATACTTACATGATCACAACAACCGTCCGCTGGATCAAGGCTCGGGGAGCACGTACTTCAGCGGGTGGCTTTCACATCAGTCTCCGGCTGTTTTCCGCAATGAAGGTCGGACACGGTACAATCCTTCAGCAGAATGAAAAAGCGAACGGTTCATTCCTTAAACACGCGCTGGCGAAGTGAAAGAGCGTCAGGTGCGCAATGTACcgactgtaaacacacacatccaAGCAGAAACGATCCAATGGATCCTGCGCTAGAGCAAACAAGTTCATACTCCACCGAAAACAGGGATCCGGCGCTTCCCGGGACGCATGATCTGAGCCCAGAAACCAGACGTCACTTAAGCATAACGTCAAAGCTCATGGGTCAACGAGATAAGAATACAGAGGAAAACAAAACAGAGCAGCGCGAGTGGGTTTGCCTCCTGACTCAGCAAACGATCGGAAGGACGTGGACACTTGCTGTCCACACCGCACACATGGACTGCGCACACAGGCTGCTCGTGCTACTGCTGTGCCTCTGCTGTCTTGTCTTTTCAAACCAATGGCACTTTCAGTCATTAATAGCTACGTGATTCGAGAGAGTCTATTGACTgtcataaataaaaatgcagtctCACTGCAGGCTCAATCAACAGCAAAATCAACTACACAgacagatttttttaagaatatggtGCTCGTTTAATGCAAAACACATCCGCTTTGGGCCATGAGAGCTTCCTTTGGTACCCTAGCCaaagtcaaaagagcccaccaCTGTGCCAGAGCTGAGATGTGACAGGGGTCCCTATAGGGGCACCCAGAGGCCCTTGGGTGTGAGATAACAATATTTATGCTTTGCTTTCACAAGCACCTGTAATTAGACATGTGGCATGCTGACACCACTGCATGACACACGTGGGACACACAACTATTACCTCTATATTATGGGCTTTAAAGGCACTGATTCTCTAATAGAAGGTGGTAATAGCATTTACTGTatgatataaacaaacaaacattgattggattttttatttgttcattatttaagCGGGAGGTTGCTGTTTTCTTTCAGTCTGTCTGCCAAGCTAATacagtataatttaatataatattatatatagattatatataggATTTCCTATATATaggtctcaccaaggctgcatttatttaataaaaaatgcagtaaaaaaatttaactttataaaatattattataataattttctttatgtttttctattttcatatatttaattttaatttatttattattcctgtgatgttaaaatggaattttcagcagccattacttcagtgtaacatgatccttcagaaatcattctgatatgctgatttggtggaaATATTTTATTATCAGTGTGAAATGATGTAGGTATATCTGAATAGTGGAAAAAATGCATTTGGTTTGTTTGCAGCatggattttctttttaatcttttaaaacatCTTTCGTTTACTGAGGCCCCCTATAGTGAGCCACTGGTGTGGTACAAAGGTGTAATCAATTTAGAGTCAATCTGCTTGAGGCAATGTATTGACGCTGAAAATGCTGTTTGAAAATAGCATTTGACCCAATAACCTATCTGCAagaaaataaaagctgttttattgtTTGTCCTCTTCCTCTCAGGTAATTAGAAATTATTCTTTGCATTCAAACCAATTCTATCCTAACATGCCATTCGGAAACAAACGATTATTTCAGTATATCTGACACTTCTATTTTTAGCCAAGTgttgtgtatattttaatttgcCTTGTTTGCCACAATATGACATCAAAAAGCCTCAGCACCCTTCAGATGCTCCTCTGAGATCACCAGAATAGCATCATCTCTCCTGAGCCGTAGCGAATCAAAGCTTGCATTCCATCTTTTTTCCATCAGTCATGCTGTCCTGATACTGAAAGGATTATTTTAAATCTACTATAACAAGCTTTTTATCCATATAACAGGTCTAATATAATCCCGCACCCATCATCTAACGCAAAGACAAGCTTTAATCATTATACTCAGGAAGACTAGTGAATTCTGGGATATGAGTATAGAAGTGTTGTTATTTTGTAATACTAGCCCAGTGGGATATACTTCAAATATAGTAGGCATATTCCCAGCTCATTATGCTGCCCTGCATAATGTTTGTTGAATGGAATCCAATACTTTTGGGGGGTTGATTCCAAAAACAGTGGCTGTTTTGCTCTGCCCCATCATACTTTCTCACAAAATATGATGTGTATTTGttagcaattttatttttcacaactaTATGTAAGGAGATGTCTTGTTTGAGATGTCCCCTATTATACTCACCAGAAAAACTGCAGCCATTACAACTACTTTTCTcaggtgattttatttttatatatgaatgaatgattctgaagacATTATTTTATGCCTAATCTTATATTTTAAGGTTAGAATTATATGGACGCTTGTTTCTGCAacaggattaaaaaataaaactaaactttttcttgtaattctgagttgatcttaaaatatttttttctgaaaatttctgTCTTTTCTTCAGAATTGTGCTGTAAGAATTACAGAAACTTCAGACACTTTGATCTTCTGAGATATACTAAGGACACACAGTGCATTAACATACAGACATCTGTTCTCACATCTCACTGAGAGAAAATGCAGGAAACGCCTCTCTCACATATGCAACAGTTCCTACTCATTCCATTCCTTCCCTTCACATAGCtcactcagaatggtcaataGTAGAATATAATGGTATATATTaatgcaagtgatatttacagtcatgtttggtgtcatttgaattgtctcagTGCAACTTGTACAATGGTGTCTgtcttacaaaagtagattaaaaGATAATTCATTTCATAAGAATTAAGAGATATTATGTATATCTGTAATGGGAGGGAGTGCCCCTTCctagggtcctccatgtaaattaccttctgttcccattgaggtgtaaactaccctggtctgggacctgacctaatgcaaattccaattgttagtttctgtcttcatctcgggggatgtttgtgttggtctgaggtatttaaacgattgcagcaaaaggatcagggcctTCTGTAGCTGGAATGAGCCCATAGCATGAAGTGTGTCCacacacttcatactatgtatttttctaagagtcaggtatgcatcttttcctattagattcatctttgagaatttggtGTCTAGTATTGATTTGATATCTATGAATTGGCTATGTAATTGGCATAATccttacctgactgataataaattgttacatttgatttactcTGACTGACTCGGAAACTATTTTCTCAAGGAGATTAAGTGAAGGCTATGTTTCCGCAAATCTGCGTCCAGGGTTAAGTGCATACTAAAACTCAGACTAGATGGAGCATGGGGCGCATCAGGTGAGGTTTTAGATTTCTGGCTAAACCGCTTGACTTTAGTTAAGTTGTACTCAGTTGCATTAACTATGGGGGGCTAGTAACAGTACTGGTCATAACCGCTGGTTATTGTCTCAGCTTTAATTAAGTTGTACGAAGTTATATGACTGTCGGGGGGGCTAGACAGATAGTGCTAGCAGAACCGCTGATTATTGTTCTGAGCTTTAACTAAGTTGTACATGGGTAGCTGAGGGGGACTAAATGGATTAGACATAAACCTCTGACTACTGTTGAGACTGGCGAGTTTGTGATCGTGGGGCACACGTAGAAGAACGGCCGTCATGGGGCACCCTGAGCAACATAGATTCCTAATGAAcgagtaaaataaagtaaagagttaaattagaataatcaaatctcagaagaataacaataataattagagaccaacaaacaaccaatttgcctttcaccctaaattcgaggtcatactaaaatggagtcagattagataagaaaatggagtcagattaaataataaaatggagtcagatttgagcttaacctaaactgaataactttacgcgctgaaagacagaacacgcaggaaaccttcatccagcaccggataccttccttgggccgagtgcctggaccttacagtGCGATACAAATTAACATTTGCGAGAATGAAGTCAAATTTTTCATTTAGTGGCAAAACAGAGTTCAGAATTCAGAGTAGAAAAGATAGAATACTTataattattgtatatttatgaGACTAAAAAAATTCAACTCACTTAACTGAATTTGTGTCTCCaagttgcaaaaataaataaataaaagcatgcaCAAAACTACTTACAGTTGCTTTAAAGTGCATTCTGATTATTATTCGAACAATCATCATATTCTGGAACAAAAAACACTGCACACGATTGAAATTTTTACTGATATTTTTGTACTCAGCATCATCATATTAGGTAATAttattaggctttttttttttttttttttttgcaaatcagaataattattttttaagattaaggACTGTGTTATCAGTGGATTTCTCCTTCCAGTCCTTTTTGTTCTACAGgataaaataaactatttctgTTTGTCAACaggctgaaataaataataaaacaggcACTTTTTACAAGCACTGCTGAGAGGTGTATATGCTATTTTAGGGCTGCTGGGTTGGCGTACCATtgagaacatttgtttttaaagggcAGGAAGGGTTACTGTAGGTCATCTGCCATGCAGAATCTTATTTCAACTCCAATGCACAATCACATGCCCCTCGTGTACATTCTTGGCCCAGAGATCACAACCACTCTACAGGGAAGTCTAACTTCTAAACACTAGCTAATACAGATTATTCCTTATTGTGAATGAGAATAACAGTCCATTCAGAGCCATTTGATGACAACAGGCCCTGTTTAAGGAGGATATTACATTACAGTAACTGTTGAGCTTTGGGACTTTTTTTCTAGTTGAGTCCGTACTGCAGTGAAGGAAGGGAAGGTAATGGTTATCTAGTTTGGACATTAAGTCAAGATGCTtagcaaaatattttcttatcTTTTCTTTGTTCCAACTGTAAGAGATAAACTAGGgttaaacaagcatgcaacatttttgAGATTCTGCTCTCAGCTAAATAGATTCATAATCAATAATTTTGGATCGTTTAATAAATTTCACATACTCAGCACACTGCAGGCAGACATTATCACAACAACTGATTATGACCTTATTATATgacaaatcgtccccttggaattataaggttctatctgcgttctgagtagttttgagatattgaactttaaagtttttgtgttccatagacttctgtagatagaacctttttgttttttcaataaaaaatcccaaaatgtacacaacttaaaataaaacatcacataatgtaaataaattgtcacagaataatgtgaataactcaattttgacaaaaatgtcagatagaaccttataattccaaggggacgaaattaataaacagcaaacaaAACTTTGGGTTCAGTCAtttgtttaaaagaaatgaatacttttattcagcaagaatgcattaaatttaccaaatgtggcagtaaagacaattataatgcaacttttttaaatacatgcatCTTTTGAACTTTTCATTCATCTAATAATCTTGCTTTCATAAAATTACACAATTTCACATACACAGGAGCCAAACAAATCAAAATGATATataatctgaaaaataaatatgatgtatGCCACAACTGTCTAATTTCTGCCGCTTTTCCATTTACTCTTGATGGACACTGTCTCTCTTCAGAAAATTTCATCCATGAAATAATAACTGAATGCCAAGTTAAATGTTTGTGCAAGAATCAACTTGGTATTTAATGGAGTTaatgcaaaagaaaacattattggAGACATATCAATGTCAATATGAGCTCACTgcgcactgaaaaaaaaaaaaaaaaactaacaataatGCAACAtcagtcgctttgaataaaagcatcagccaaatgcatgaatgtaaaatgtgactactttaaataatattatatattacatatatgtaattattagtaTAAATAAGTGAACATTTAACaaagaatgatatatatatatatatatatatatatatatatatatatatatatatatatatatatatatatataattttcttttctaaaaTGTATCCTTTTTTTAAGAATGCACATTATTAAGATTTTTTCAGATATTAGGATTGTATTTTTGCAAAACCTAACAAATTGAGCTGAAAGACAGGCATTACTGTGAATCATTGAGATGTATAAAGATCCTGGCACTGTCACAAAAAAGGGTCATATCATTTGATTAATGATGTCAAATCGCAGGTTTATTCATGCCGACTGACTCTGAAATCATCAATCTTAATATATGCAGTTCCCTTGGGATCCCTGAAGCTCTCGTCTCACTGTTGCCGCCCGACTAAACGTCTTCATCTGCATTCACGTCTGCTTCTCCATTCTCCGACTCCTGTGCTTTTCTCAGTTCTGCCCTGCCCTTCTCAGTCTGATAATAGTCTGACTCAATCCACCCGGGGCAGCTGGACAACGTCACAAAGATGTCTTCGTCTACTTCTGTCACTTTGTGCACTCTCTGCTTTATGCCTTTGGAATACCACCGTGGAGTAGGGACTTTTTCTGTGGGGTTGCTGGCCTTGTATAACCCCTCACCTTCAGCCAGAGTGATCTTATACTTGTGCTTTGGGCACACAATACAGAGCTTGTTGTTGATTTCCTGTGCATGAAACATTAAACGGGGTAGAGTTCAAACGAGAGGTAACAATGTGTGTCAAGTGCATTAATGGATCACTGAATGAGTTCTGGTTCAGCAGAAATGGCTTTACCTCAATATCTCCGGGCTCTAAACTACTGccagcatctttaaaaaaaataaaataaaaaataaaagtgtcatTAGCAAACATATGCACTAAGCTGACAAATGCCTTTTTGATTCTGGGTTTTTGCCTCTGGAATTGGACTTGGCACACATCTGCAACAATGTTACACTGCTAAATCTGCTACTTTGTCTCCCTCTAGTGCAGAGAAATAGGCAAAGATGCTTTTCATGATACTCACGGTAACACTGCAGGTCCATTGCATAGAAAGTTCTCTGATGATATATAATAAGAATGTCTCTTCCATCTAGAGTCACATTCATTCTCTTGGCCTGAACGAGATCTTCTTTCTTGCCGATAAAATACATACGAGGAGGCTTGTTTTCATCCATGGATGTAGTGCGGTTTTAATTATGTCTTCTgtgaaaatataatgttttatgaatATCATCCACCTAAATGAAGGTGCTTAAGttacataaatgtattgttcTTGGTTCTTGTCCTTCAGCTTAAAACttagcaggtgtttgtttgaAAGTAAGACATGTTAGTAGGAATTAAAGGGATAGAAATTGGGATagatcccaaaaatgaaaaattccatcattatttactcaccctccagtTGTTCCAAAggtgtatgaatttctttcttctggtgaacacaaaagaagctgttttgaagaatgttggtacccaaacag is a genomic window containing:
- the rfesd gene encoding Rieske domain-containing protein — encoded protein: MDENKPPRMYFIGKKEDLVQAKRMNVTLDGRDILIIYHQRTFYAMDLQCYHAGSSLEPGDIEEINNKLCIVCPKHKYKITLAEGEGLYKASNPTEKVPTPRWYSKGIKQRVHKVTEVDEDIFVTLSSCPGWIESDYYQTEKGRAELRKAQESENGEADVNADEDV